One genomic window of Saccopteryx bilineata isolate mSacBil1 chromosome 4, mSacBil1_pri_phased_curated, whole genome shotgun sequence includes the following:
- the TRAF7 gene encoding E3 ubiquitin-protein ligase TRAF7 isoform X2 codes for MSSGKSSWYNRFSGGPTNLPTPDTATGTRMETTFGPAFSAVTTITKADGTSTYKQHRRTPSSSSTLAYSPRDEEDSMPPISTPRRSDSAISVRSLHSESSMSLRSTFSLPEEEEEPEPLVFAEQLSVKLCCQLCCSVFKDPVITTCGHTFCRRCALKSEKCPVDNAKLTVVVNNIAVAEQIGELCIHCRHGCRAVGSGKPTVFEVDPRGCPFTIKLSARKDHESSCDYRPVRCPNNPSCPPLLKMNLEAHLKECEHIKCPHSKCTFIGNQDTYETHLETCRFESLKEFLQQTDDRFHEMHVALAQKDQEIAFLRSMLGKLSEKIDQLEKSLELKFDVLDENQSKLSEDLMEFRRDASMLNDELSHINARLNMGILGSYDPQQIFKCKGTFVGHQGPVWCLCVYSMGDLLFSGSSDKTIKVWDTCTTYKCQKTLEGHDGIVLALCIQGCKLYSGSADCTIIVWDIQNLQKVNTIRAHDNPVCTLVSSHNMLFSGSLKAIKVWDIVGTELKLKKELTGLNHWVRALVAAQSYLYSGSYQTIKIWDIRTLDCIHVLQTSGGSVYSIAVTNHHIVCGTYENLIHVWDIESKEQVRTLTGHVGTVYALAVISTPDQTKVFSASYDRSLRVWSMDNMICTQTLLRHQGSVTALAVSRGRLFSGAVDSTVKVWTC; via the exons ATGAGCTCGGGCAAAAGCTCCTGGTACAACCGCTTCTCTGGGGGACCTACCAATCTTCCCACCCCAGACACTGCCACTGGG ACTAGGATGGAAACGACCTTCGGGCCCGCCTTTTCGGCTGTCACCACTATCACGAAAG CGGATGGGACCAGCACATACAAACAGCACCGCAGGAcgccctcctcctccagcaccctTGCCTACTCCCCTCGGGATGAGGAGGACAGCATG CCCCCCATCAGCACTCCACGCCGCTCTGACTCGGCCATCTCTGTCCGCTCCCTGCACTCCGAGTCCAGTATGTCTCTGCGTTCCACGTTCTCactgcctgaggaggaggaggagccg GAGCCCCTGGTGTTTGCCGAGCAGCTCTCGGTGAAGCTGTGCTGCCAGCTCTGCTGCAGTGTGTTCAAGGACCCAGTGATCACCACGTGCGGG CATACTTTCTGTCGAAGATGTGCCTTGAAGTCAG AGAAGTGTCCCGTGGACAATGCCAAGCTGACAGTGGTGGTGAACAACATTGCCGTGGCCGAGCAGATCGGGGAGCTGTGCATCCACTGCAGGCATGGCTGTCGGGCAGTGGGGAGTGGGAAACCCACCGTCTTTGAGGTGGACCCCCGAGGATGCCCCTTCACCATTAAGCTCAGTGCCCGGAA GGACCACGAGAGCAGCTGTGACTACAGGCCTGTGCGGTGCCCCAACAACCCTAGCTGCCCTCCCCTTCTCAAGATGAACCTGGAGGCCCACCTCAAGGAGTGCGAGCACATCAAGTGTCCCCACTCCAA ATGCACATTCATCGGGAACCAGGACACATATGAGACGCACCTGGAAACCTGCCGCTTTGAGAGCCTGAAGGAGTTCCTGCAGCAGACAGATGACCGCTTCCACGAGATGCACGTGGCGCTGGCCCAGAAGGACCAGGAGATCGCCTTCCTGCGCTCTATGCTGGGCAAGCTCTCAGAGAAGATCGACCAGCTGGAGAAGAGCCTGGAGCTCAAGTTCG ATGTCCTGGATGAAAACCAGAGTAAGCTGAGCGAGGACCTCATGGAGTTCCGGAGGGACGCATCCATGTTGAAT GATGAGTTGTCCCACATCAACGCACGGCTGAACATGGGCATCCTAGGAT CCTATGACCCACAGCAGATCTTTAAGTGTAAAGGGACCTTTGTGGGCCACCAGGGCCCCGTCTGGTGTCTCTGCGTCTACTCCATGGGGGACCTACTCTTCAGTGGCTCCTCTGACAAGACCATCAAG GTATGGGACACATGTACCACCTACAAGTGCCAGAAGACTCTGGAGGGCCATGATGGCATTGTGCTGGCGCTCTGCATCCAGGG GTGCAAGCTCTACAGTGGCTCAGCAGACTGCACCATCATT GTGTGGGATATccagaacctgcagaaggtgaaCACGATCCGGGCCCATGACAACCCGGTGTGCACGCTGGTCTCTTCACACAACATGCTTTTTAGTGGCTCCCTGAAGGCCATCAAG GTGTGGGACATTGTGGGCACTGAGCTGAAGCTGAAGAAGGAGCTAACAGGCCTCAACCACTGGGTGCGGGCCCTGGTGGCTGCCCAGAGCTACCTGTACAGTGGCTCCTACCAGACAATCAAG ATCTGGGACATACGGACCCTCGACTGCATCCACGTCCTACAGACATCTGGTGGCAGTGTATACTCTATCGCTGTGACGAATCACCACATTGTCTGTGGCACCTATGAGAACCTCATCCAC GTATGGGACATTGAGTCCAAGGAGCAGGTGCGAACCCTGACCGGCCATGTTGGTACCGTGTATGCCCTGGCGGTCATCTCTACGCCAGACCAGACCAAAGTCTTCAGTGCTTCCTATGATCGCTCTCTCAGG GTCTGGAGTATGGACAACATGATCTGCACACAGACCCTGCTGCGTCACCAGGGCAGTGTAACTGCACTGGCTGTGTCCCGGGGCCGGCTCTTCTCAGGGGCTGTGGACAGCACTGTGAAG GTTTGGACTTGCTAA
- the TRAF7 gene encoding E3 ubiquitin-protein ligase TRAF7 isoform X4, with translation METTFGPAFSAVTTITKADGTSTYKQHRRTPSSSSTLAYSPRDEEDSMPPISTPRRSDSAISVRSLHSESSMSLRSTFSLPEEEEEPEPLVFAEQLSVKLCCQLCCSVFKDPVITTCGHTFCRRCALKSEKCPVDNAKLTVVVNNIAVAEQIGELCIHCRHGCRAVGSGKPTVFEVDPRGCPFTIKLSARKDHESSCDYRPVRCPNNPSCPPLLKMNLEAHLKECEHIKCPHSKYGCTFIGNQDTYETHLETCRFESLKEFLQQTDDRFHEMHVALAQKDQEIAFLRSMLGKLSEKIDQLEKSLELKFDVLDENQSKLSEDLMEFRRDASMLNDELSHINARLNMGILGSYDPQQIFKCKGTFVGHQGPVWCLCVYSMGDLLFSGSSDKTIKVWDTCTTYKCQKTLEGHDGIVLALCIQGCKLYSGSADCTIIVWDIQNLQKVNTIRAHDNPVCTLVSSHNMLFSGSLKAIKVWDIVGTELKLKKELTGLNHWVRALVAAQSYLYSGSYQTIKIWDIRTLDCIHVLQTSGGSVYSIAVTNHHIVCGTYENLIHVWDIESKEQVRTLTGHVGTVYALAVISTPDQTKVFSASYDRSLRVWSMDNMICTQTLLRHQGSVTALAVSRGRLFSGAVDSTVKVWTC, from the exons ATGGAAACGACCTTCGGGCCCGCCTTTTCGGCTGTCACCACTATCACGAAAG CGGATGGGACCAGCACATACAAACAGCACCGCAGGAcgccctcctcctccagcaccctTGCCTACTCCCCTCGGGATGAGGAGGACAGCATG CCCCCCATCAGCACTCCACGCCGCTCTGACTCGGCCATCTCTGTCCGCTCCCTGCACTCCGAGTCCAGTATGTCTCTGCGTTCCACGTTCTCactgcctgaggaggaggaggagccg GAGCCCCTGGTGTTTGCCGAGCAGCTCTCGGTGAAGCTGTGCTGCCAGCTCTGCTGCAGTGTGTTCAAGGACCCAGTGATCACCACGTGCGGG CATACTTTCTGTCGAAGATGTGCCTTGAAGTCAG AGAAGTGTCCCGTGGACAATGCCAAGCTGACAGTGGTGGTGAACAACATTGCCGTGGCCGAGCAGATCGGGGAGCTGTGCATCCACTGCAGGCATGGCTGTCGGGCAGTGGGGAGTGGGAAACCCACCGTCTTTGAGGTGGACCCCCGAGGATGCCCCTTCACCATTAAGCTCAGTGCCCGGAA GGACCACGAGAGCAGCTGTGACTACAGGCCTGTGCGGTGCCCCAACAACCCTAGCTGCCCTCCCCTTCTCAAGATGAACCTGGAGGCCCACCTCAAGGAGTGCGAGCACATCAAGTGTCCCCACTCCAAGTACGG ATGCACATTCATCGGGAACCAGGACACATATGAGACGCACCTGGAAACCTGCCGCTTTGAGAGCCTGAAGGAGTTCCTGCAGCAGACAGATGACCGCTTCCACGAGATGCACGTGGCGCTGGCCCAGAAGGACCAGGAGATCGCCTTCCTGCGCTCTATGCTGGGCAAGCTCTCAGAGAAGATCGACCAGCTGGAGAAGAGCCTGGAGCTCAAGTTCG ATGTCCTGGATGAAAACCAGAGTAAGCTGAGCGAGGACCTCATGGAGTTCCGGAGGGACGCATCCATGTTGAAT GATGAGTTGTCCCACATCAACGCACGGCTGAACATGGGCATCCTAGGAT CCTATGACCCACAGCAGATCTTTAAGTGTAAAGGGACCTTTGTGGGCCACCAGGGCCCCGTCTGGTGTCTCTGCGTCTACTCCATGGGGGACCTACTCTTCAGTGGCTCCTCTGACAAGACCATCAAG GTATGGGACACATGTACCACCTACAAGTGCCAGAAGACTCTGGAGGGCCATGATGGCATTGTGCTGGCGCTCTGCATCCAGGG GTGCAAGCTCTACAGTGGCTCAGCAGACTGCACCATCATT GTGTGGGATATccagaacctgcagaaggtgaaCACGATCCGGGCCCATGACAACCCGGTGTGCACGCTGGTCTCTTCACACAACATGCTTTTTAGTGGCTCCCTGAAGGCCATCAAG GTGTGGGACATTGTGGGCACTGAGCTGAAGCTGAAGAAGGAGCTAACAGGCCTCAACCACTGGGTGCGGGCCCTGGTGGCTGCCCAGAGCTACCTGTACAGTGGCTCCTACCAGACAATCAAG ATCTGGGACATACGGACCCTCGACTGCATCCACGTCCTACAGACATCTGGTGGCAGTGTATACTCTATCGCTGTGACGAATCACCACATTGTCTGTGGCACCTATGAGAACCTCATCCAC GTATGGGACATTGAGTCCAAGGAGCAGGTGCGAACCCTGACCGGCCATGTTGGTACCGTGTATGCCCTGGCGGTCATCTCTACGCCAGACCAGACCAAAGTCTTCAGTGCTTCCTATGATCGCTCTCTCAGG GTCTGGAGTATGGACAACATGATCTGCACACAGACCCTGCTGCGTCACCAGGGCAGTGTAACTGCACTGGCTGTGTCCCGGGGCCGGCTCTTCTCAGGGGCTGTGGACAGCACTGTGAAG GTTTGGACTTGCTAA
- the TRAF7 gene encoding E3 ubiquitin-protein ligase TRAF7 isoform X1, whose product MSSGKSSWYNRFSGGPTNLPTPDTATGTRMETTFGPAFSAVTTITKADGTSTYKQHRRTPSSSSTLAYSPRDEEDSMPPISTPRRSDSAISVRSLHSESSMSLRSTFSLPEEEEEPEPLVFAEQLSVKLCCQLCCSVFKDPVITTCGHTFCRRCALKSEKCPVDNAKLTVVVNNIAVAEQIGELCIHCRHGCRAVGSGKPTVFEVDPRGCPFTIKLSARKDHESSCDYRPVRCPNNPSCPPLLKMNLEAHLKECEHIKCPHSKYGCTFIGNQDTYETHLETCRFESLKEFLQQTDDRFHEMHVALAQKDQEIAFLRSMLGKLSEKIDQLEKSLELKFDVLDENQSKLSEDLMEFRRDASMLNDELSHINARLNMGILGSYDPQQIFKCKGTFVGHQGPVWCLCVYSMGDLLFSGSSDKTIKVWDTCTTYKCQKTLEGHDGIVLALCIQGCKLYSGSADCTIIVWDIQNLQKVNTIRAHDNPVCTLVSSHNMLFSGSLKAIKVWDIVGTELKLKKELTGLNHWVRALVAAQSYLYSGSYQTIKIWDIRTLDCIHVLQTSGGSVYSIAVTNHHIVCGTYENLIHVWDIESKEQVRTLTGHVGTVYALAVISTPDQTKVFSASYDRSLRVWSMDNMICTQTLLRHQGSVTALAVSRGRLFSGAVDSTVKVWTC is encoded by the exons ATGAGCTCGGGCAAAAGCTCCTGGTACAACCGCTTCTCTGGGGGACCTACCAATCTTCCCACCCCAGACACTGCCACTGGG ACTAGGATGGAAACGACCTTCGGGCCCGCCTTTTCGGCTGTCACCACTATCACGAAAG CGGATGGGACCAGCACATACAAACAGCACCGCAGGAcgccctcctcctccagcaccctTGCCTACTCCCCTCGGGATGAGGAGGACAGCATG CCCCCCATCAGCACTCCACGCCGCTCTGACTCGGCCATCTCTGTCCGCTCCCTGCACTCCGAGTCCAGTATGTCTCTGCGTTCCACGTTCTCactgcctgaggaggaggaggagccg GAGCCCCTGGTGTTTGCCGAGCAGCTCTCGGTGAAGCTGTGCTGCCAGCTCTGCTGCAGTGTGTTCAAGGACCCAGTGATCACCACGTGCGGG CATACTTTCTGTCGAAGATGTGCCTTGAAGTCAG AGAAGTGTCCCGTGGACAATGCCAAGCTGACAGTGGTGGTGAACAACATTGCCGTGGCCGAGCAGATCGGGGAGCTGTGCATCCACTGCAGGCATGGCTGTCGGGCAGTGGGGAGTGGGAAACCCACCGTCTTTGAGGTGGACCCCCGAGGATGCCCCTTCACCATTAAGCTCAGTGCCCGGAA GGACCACGAGAGCAGCTGTGACTACAGGCCTGTGCGGTGCCCCAACAACCCTAGCTGCCCTCCCCTTCTCAAGATGAACCTGGAGGCCCACCTCAAGGAGTGCGAGCACATCAAGTGTCCCCACTCCAAGTACGG ATGCACATTCATCGGGAACCAGGACACATATGAGACGCACCTGGAAACCTGCCGCTTTGAGAGCCTGAAGGAGTTCCTGCAGCAGACAGATGACCGCTTCCACGAGATGCACGTGGCGCTGGCCCAGAAGGACCAGGAGATCGCCTTCCTGCGCTCTATGCTGGGCAAGCTCTCAGAGAAGATCGACCAGCTGGAGAAGAGCCTGGAGCTCAAGTTCG ATGTCCTGGATGAAAACCAGAGTAAGCTGAGCGAGGACCTCATGGAGTTCCGGAGGGACGCATCCATGTTGAAT GATGAGTTGTCCCACATCAACGCACGGCTGAACATGGGCATCCTAGGAT CCTATGACCCACAGCAGATCTTTAAGTGTAAAGGGACCTTTGTGGGCCACCAGGGCCCCGTCTGGTGTCTCTGCGTCTACTCCATGGGGGACCTACTCTTCAGTGGCTCCTCTGACAAGACCATCAAG GTATGGGACACATGTACCACCTACAAGTGCCAGAAGACTCTGGAGGGCCATGATGGCATTGTGCTGGCGCTCTGCATCCAGGG GTGCAAGCTCTACAGTGGCTCAGCAGACTGCACCATCATT GTGTGGGATATccagaacctgcagaaggtgaaCACGATCCGGGCCCATGACAACCCGGTGTGCACGCTGGTCTCTTCACACAACATGCTTTTTAGTGGCTCCCTGAAGGCCATCAAG GTGTGGGACATTGTGGGCACTGAGCTGAAGCTGAAGAAGGAGCTAACAGGCCTCAACCACTGGGTGCGGGCCCTGGTGGCTGCCCAGAGCTACCTGTACAGTGGCTCCTACCAGACAATCAAG ATCTGGGACATACGGACCCTCGACTGCATCCACGTCCTACAGACATCTGGTGGCAGTGTATACTCTATCGCTGTGACGAATCACCACATTGTCTGTGGCACCTATGAGAACCTCATCCAC GTATGGGACATTGAGTCCAAGGAGCAGGTGCGAACCCTGACCGGCCATGTTGGTACCGTGTATGCCCTGGCGGTCATCTCTACGCCAGACCAGACCAAAGTCTTCAGTGCTTCCTATGATCGCTCTCTCAGG GTCTGGAGTATGGACAACATGATCTGCACACAGACCCTGCTGCGTCACCAGGGCAGTGTAACTGCACTGGCTGTGTCCCGGGGCCGGCTCTTCTCAGGGGCTGTGGACAGCACTGTGAAG GTTTGGACTTGCTAA
- the TRAF7 gene encoding E3 ubiquitin-protein ligase TRAF7 isoform X3, with protein sequence MSSGKSSWYNRFSGGPTNLPTPDTATGVRGTPWVRLGWKRPSGPPFRLSPLSRKPPISTPRRSDSAISVRSLHSESSMSLRSTFSLPEEEEEPEPLVFAEQLSVKLCCQLCCSVFKDPVITTCGHTFCRRCALKSEKCPVDNAKLTVVVNNIAVAEQIGELCIHCRHGCRAVGSGKPTVFEVDPRGCPFTIKLSARKDHESSCDYRPVRCPNNPSCPPLLKMNLEAHLKECEHIKCPHSKYGCTFIGNQDTYETHLETCRFESLKEFLQQTDDRFHEMHVALAQKDQEIAFLRSMLGKLSEKIDQLEKSLELKFDVLDENQSKLSEDLMEFRRDASMLNDELSHINARLNMGILGSYDPQQIFKCKGTFVGHQGPVWCLCVYSMGDLLFSGSSDKTIKVWDTCTTYKCQKTLEGHDGIVLALCIQGCKLYSGSADCTIIVWDIQNLQKVNTIRAHDNPVCTLVSSHNMLFSGSLKAIKVWDIVGTELKLKKELTGLNHWVRALVAAQSYLYSGSYQTIKIWDIRTLDCIHVLQTSGGSVYSIAVTNHHIVCGTYENLIHVWDIESKEQVRTLTGHVGTVYALAVISTPDQTKVFSASYDRSLRVWSMDNMICTQTLLRHQGSVTALAVSRGRLFSGAVDSTVKVWTC encoded by the exons ATGAGCTCGGGCAAAAGCTCCTGGTACAACCGCTTCTCTGGGGGACCTACCAATCTTCCCACCCCAGACACTGCCACTGGGGTAAGGGGCACCCCGTGGGTAAG ACTAGGATGGAAACGACCTTCGGGCCCGCCTTTTCGGCTGTCACCACTATCACGAAAG CCCCCCATCAGCACTCCACGCCGCTCTGACTCGGCCATCTCTGTCCGCTCCCTGCACTCCGAGTCCAGTATGTCTCTGCGTTCCACGTTCTCactgcctgaggaggaggaggagccg GAGCCCCTGGTGTTTGCCGAGCAGCTCTCGGTGAAGCTGTGCTGCCAGCTCTGCTGCAGTGTGTTCAAGGACCCAGTGATCACCACGTGCGGG CATACTTTCTGTCGAAGATGTGCCTTGAAGTCAG AGAAGTGTCCCGTGGACAATGCCAAGCTGACAGTGGTGGTGAACAACATTGCCGTGGCCGAGCAGATCGGGGAGCTGTGCATCCACTGCAGGCATGGCTGTCGGGCAGTGGGGAGTGGGAAACCCACCGTCTTTGAGGTGGACCCCCGAGGATGCCCCTTCACCATTAAGCTCAGTGCCCGGAA GGACCACGAGAGCAGCTGTGACTACAGGCCTGTGCGGTGCCCCAACAACCCTAGCTGCCCTCCCCTTCTCAAGATGAACCTGGAGGCCCACCTCAAGGAGTGCGAGCACATCAAGTGTCCCCACTCCAAGTACGG ATGCACATTCATCGGGAACCAGGACACATATGAGACGCACCTGGAAACCTGCCGCTTTGAGAGCCTGAAGGAGTTCCTGCAGCAGACAGATGACCGCTTCCACGAGATGCACGTGGCGCTGGCCCAGAAGGACCAGGAGATCGCCTTCCTGCGCTCTATGCTGGGCAAGCTCTCAGAGAAGATCGACCAGCTGGAGAAGAGCCTGGAGCTCAAGTTCG ATGTCCTGGATGAAAACCAGAGTAAGCTGAGCGAGGACCTCATGGAGTTCCGGAGGGACGCATCCATGTTGAAT GATGAGTTGTCCCACATCAACGCACGGCTGAACATGGGCATCCTAGGAT CCTATGACCCACAGCAGATCTTTAAGTGTAAAGGGACCTTTGTGGGCCACCAGGGCCCCGTCTGGTGTCTCTGCGTCTACTCCATGGGGGACCTACTCTTCAGTGGCTCCTCTGACAAGACCATCAAG GTATGGGACACATGTACCACCTACAAGTGCCAGAAGACTCTGGAGGGCCATGATGGCATTGTGCTGGCGCTCTGCATCCAGGG GTGCAAGCTCTACAGTGGCTCAGCAGACTGCACCATCATT GTGTGGGATATccagaacctgcagaaggtgaaCACGATCCGGGCCCATGACAACCCGGTGTGCACGCTGGTCTCTTCACACAACATGCTTTTTAGTGGCTCCCTGAAGGCCATCAAG GTGTGGGACATTGTGGGCACTGAGCTGAAGCTGAAGAAGGAGCTAACAGGCCTCAACCACTGGGTGCGGGCCCTGGTGGCTGCCCAGAGCTACCTGTACAGTGGCTCCTACCAGACAATCAAG ATCTGGGACATACGGACCCTCGACTGCATCCACGTCCTACAGACATCTGGTGGCAGTGTATACTCTATCGCTGTGACGAATCACCACATTGTCTGTGGCACCTATGAGAACCTCATCCAC GTATGGGACATTGAGTCCAAGGAGCAGGTGCGAACCCTGACCGGCCATGTTGGTACCGTGTATGCCCTGGCGGTCATCTCTACGCCAGACCAGACCAAAGTCTTCAGTGCTTCCTATGATCGCTCTCTCAGG GTCTGGAGTATGGACAACATGATCTGCACACAGACCCTGCTGCGTCACCAGGGCAGTGTAACTGCACTGGCTGTGTCCCGGGGCCGGCTCTTCTCAGGGGCTGTGGACAGCACTGTGAAG GTTTGGACTTGCTAA